Proteins encoded by one window of Desulfovibrio ferrophilus:
- the lgt gene encoding prolipoprotein diacylglyceryl transferase, whose translation MLTYPRFDPTALSIGPVNIHWYGLMYLVGFAGGWLLGRWRASRPGSDWTATEVDDLIAMAMFGVVLGGRLGYVLFYEPMAYLADPLSIVKIWNGGMSFHGGLLGVIFCFWLHARRTGRTFWAVSDFVAPLVPIGLGAGRIGNFINGELWGRVTDVPWAMIFPGWEAGPYPRHPSQLYEFALEGVVLFCLLFIFSSRRPPERAVSGLFALGYGFFRFLVEFVRQPDAHLGHVALGMTMGQLLSLPLMLYGMYLLWTAYRRHA comes from the coding sequence ATGCTCACCTATCCCCGATTCGACCCCACCGCCCTTTCCATTGGCCCCGTGAATATCCACTGGTACGGACTGATGTACCTTGTGGGCTTCGCTGGAGGCTGGCTACTGGGCCGTTGGAGGGCTTCACGCCCGGGATCGGACTGGACCGCCACAGAGGTGGACGACCTGATCGCCATGGCCATGTTCGGCGTGGTTCTGGGGGGCCGGCTGGGCTATGTTCTCTTCTACGAACCCATGGCCTATCTGGCGGACCCGCTGTCCATCGTCAAGATCTGGAACGGCGGCATGTCATTCCATGGCGGACTGCTTGGCGTCATCTTCTGCTTCTGGCTACACGCCCGGCGCACTGGCCGCACCTTCTGGGCCGTGTCCGACTTTGTTGCGCCGCTGGTACCCATCGGTCTCGGAGCCGGACGCATCGGCAATTTCATCAATGGCGAACTCTGGGGCCGCGTCACGGACGTGCCCTGGGCCATGATCTTTCCGGGATGGGAGGCAGGCCCCTATCCCCGCCACCCCTCGCAACTCTATGAGTTTGCGCTGGAAGGAGTGGTCCTGTTCTGCCTGCTCTTTATCTTTTCCTCCCGGCGCCCCCCTGAACGGGCCGTGTCGGGACTCTTTGCCCTGGGATACGGATTCTTCCGTTTCCTCGTGGAATTCGTGCGCCAACCCGATGCGCACCTGGGTCATGTGGCCCTCGGTATGACTATGGGGCAGCTCCTGTCCCTGCCGCTCATGCTCTACGGAATGTACCTGCTGTGGACCGCTTATCGCCGCCACGCATAA
- a CDS encoding Fur family transcriptional regulator, giving the protein MENKPQRMTKQRKIILEELRKLTSHPTADELYEIVRERLPRISLGTVYRNLDVLSENGEVLKLESAGSQKRFDGDVSSHCHVRCVNCGRVGDVMDELPEPEVHSVSAPGFTITHGATEFYGVCDTCRDGDELAAPGAHRTQ; this is encoded by the coding sequence ATGGAAAATAAGCCACAACGCATGACCAAGCAGCGCAAGATCATTCTCGAGGAGTTGCGCAAGCTAACCAGCCATCCCACTGCGGATGAGTTGTATGAAATTGTTCGCGAACGACTGCCGCGCATCAGTCTGGGAACCGTATACAGGAATCTGGACGTCCTTTCCGAGAATGGAGAGGTCCTCAAGCTGGAATCTGCAGGCAGTCAGAAGCGTTTCGATGGAGACGTCAGTTCGCATTGCCATGTGCGCTGCGTCAACTGCGGCCGAGTGGGAGATGTCATGGACGAATTGCCGGAACCGGAAGTGCACAGCGTTTCGGCCCCGGGGTTTACCATTACCCACGGAGCGACTGAATTTTATGGAGTGTGCGATACCTGCCGCGACGGGGATGAACTAGCTGCCCCTGGAGCCCACAGGACACAGTAA
- a CDS encoding methyl-accepting chemotaxis protein, with protein MPDLKDSGSSASIWILGVTFAALAIVSAETASWWVAGIGSALGLGLTAWVARRSSMAGRQAVQTAREAFEQLDAAKAELEALSLAVHASPLPLAAFGPDKTTAAASESFARLAGRPANKIAGLDIKTLLGPEAAEAAQKADALEGTQTVTVSGETIRVYSTRTGGGAAVVLAVPCAREMAEAEHNRNKLANFHSASQAINELAQRMAGSSELMSAYADEQATGANRQKQQTEAVAGAIDKMMSAVMEVATNASATSEAASEAREVAVDGTNMVHKAVEGINTLATSAKELAEVLAGLDTQAGEIGRVIGVISDIADQTNLLALNAAIEAARAGDAGRGFAVVADEVRKLAEKTMQATGEVESAVRNIQASSKEAMTSMDRTGRMVEESTDLSNQAGQALEKVMEHIEGMVDRVHHIAQAAEEQSAAAEQISASVEEIASIARDSDEGATQQAYATKDIATLSAELLGLAQGLSGKEGKSLKIAKSEGLMKGVLPKLMQDYIKDEFGPDTFEAVQEELGDPTFLPGESYPDTVLHQMADLVSAATGTSKRDVLYGLGLVTVNGFHKLYKRYFRTKDLKEFYMSMNDVHAEVTKDMPGVKPPKFTFEDKGDTLFMNYTSPRALFDYFEGILNGAARFFDQKIDVRIKPLNKDTARAEIHFLECDSKTECNLKP; from the coding sequence ATGCCCGACCTCAAGGACTCCGGCTCATCTGCAAGTATCTGGATTCTCGGTGTGACTTTTGCCGCACTTGCAATCGTTTCTGCCGAAACGGCCTCGTGGTGGGTCGCAGGAATCGGGTCCGCCCTTGGCCTGGGCCTGACGGCCTGGGTTGCCAGACGAAGCTCCATGGCCGGTCGCCAAGCGGTGCAGACAGCCCGCGAGGCCTTTGAGCAACTCGATGCTGCCAAGGCTGAACTGGAAGCCCTGTCCCTGGCAGTGCACGCCTCCCCTCTGCCTCTGGCAGCCTTCGGGCCGGACAAGACGACTGCCGCGGCCAGCGAAAGCTTTGCCCGCCTGGCAGGACGCCCTGCAAACAAGATAGCGGGGCTGGATATCAAGACTTTGCTGGGCCCCGAAGCCGCCGAAGCAGCCCAAAAGGCGGATGCCCTCGAAGGAACCCAGACCGTTACTGTTTCGGGCGAGACCATCCGCGTTTACTCCACCCGAACCGGCGGCGGGGCCGCCGTTGTGCTGGCTGTTCCCTGCGCCCGCGAAATGGCCGAAGCCGAACACAATAGAAATAAACTCGCGAATTTTCATTCCGCATCCCAAGCCATCAATGAACTGGCTCAACGCATGGCCGGATCATCCGAACTCATGAGCGCCTATGCCGATGAACAGGCCACTGGCGCAAATCGTCAAAAGCAACAGACAGAAGCCGTGGCCGGCGCCATCGACAAGATGATGAGCGCTGTCATGGAGGTGGCCACCAATGCCTCAGCCACCTCCGAAGCCGCCAGCGAAGCACGCGAAGTGGCCGTTGATGGCACAAACATGGTGCACAAGGCCGTGGAAGGCATCAACACCCTGGCCACCTCCGCCAAGGAACTGGCCGAAGTCCTTGCCGGGCTGGATACCCAGGCCGGAGAAATCGGACGTGTCATCGGCGTGATTTCAGACATCGCTGACCAGACCAACCTGCTGGCCCTGAATGCCGCCATCGAAGCCGCACGAGCGGGAGATGCCGGGCGTGGCTTTGCCGTTGTGGCCGACGAGGTCCGCAAACTGGCCGAGAAGACCATGCAAGCCACTGGCGAGGTAGAATCCGCAGTCAGAAACATTCAGGCGTCGTCCAAGGAGGCCATGACCTCCATGGACCGCACCGGCAGAATGGTGGAGGAGTCCACAGACCTTTCCAATCAGGCCGGACAGGCCCTTGAAAAAGTCATGGAGCATATCGAAGGCATGGTGGATCGCGTGCACCATATTGCCCAGGCTGCGGAGGAGCAATCCGCCGCCGCCGAACAAATTTCCGCCAGTGTTGAGGAAATCGCCTCCATTGCGCGCGACTCCGATGAAGGGGCCACCCAGCAGGCATACGCCACCAAGGACATCGCCACCCTGTCCGCAGAACTGCTTGGCCTGGCCCAGGGGTTATCCGGCAAGGAAGGCAAGTCCCTGAAGATTGCCAAGTCCGAAGGATTGATGAAAGGAGTGCTGCCCAAGCTGATGCAGGACTACATCAAGGACGAATTCGGTCCCGACACCTTCGAGGCCGTGCAGGAGGAACTGGGCGATCCGACCTTCCTGCCCGGCGAGAGCTACCCCGACACAGTACTGCACCAGATGGCCGATCTGGTCAGTGCCGCCACCGGCACCTCCAAACGCGACGTACTCTACGGCTTGGGGCTGGTCACCGTGAATGGCTTCCACAAGCTCTACAAGCGCTACTTCCGCACCAAAGACCTGAAGGAATTCTACATGTCCATGAACGATGTACATGCCGAAGTCACCAAGGACATGCCCGGCGTGAAGCCCCCCAAATTCACCTTCGAAGACAAGGGTGATACCCTGTTCATGAATTATACTTCGCCCCGCGCCCTGTTCGATTATTTCGAGGGCATCCTGAATGGCGCAGCCCGATTCTTCGACCAAAAGATCGATGTGCGGATCAAGCCCCTGAACAAGGATACCGCCAGGGCCGAGATTCATTTTCTGGAATGCGACAGCAAGACCGAGTGCAACCTCAAACCTTGA
- a CDS encoding radical SAM protein, with protein sequence MQHEGTIIRPPNEGSSILLQVAVGCSHNKCTFCGAYKGERFRIKDRETVSQDIAYAARHCRDQRRLFLCGGDALVLPQARLQEILGEIRGQLPWVTRVGAYGSAKAVGLKSDSQLMELRDAGMGIVYMGLESGDDETLARVCKHGNSEAIIHQGLRIKQAGMRLSVTVLLGLGGVERSSIHARATGQVLTRMDPQHVGALTLMLMENTPLHAQWQRGDFELPDAQGMLTELRTMLECTTLTRGLFLANHASNYLPLKVRLPSGKQAALEQIDRALAGHEPLKDERFRAL encoded by the coding sequence ATGCAGCATGAGGGCACCATCATTCGGCCCCCCAACGAGGGGAGCAGCATCCTGCTTCAGGTCGCCGTGGGGTGTTCCCACAATAAGTGCACCTTTTGTGGGGCCTACAAGGGGGAACGGTTTCGCATCAAGGACCGGGAGACCGTTTCCCAGGATATTGCCTATGCTGCCCGCCATTGCCGGGATCAGCGGCGATTGTTCCTGTGTGGGGGAGATGCACTGGTGCTGCCTCAGGCTCGGTTGCAGGAAATTCTTGGCGAGATTCGCGGGCAGTTGCCCTGGGTCACGCGGGTGGGGGCTTATGGCAGTGCCAAGGCAGTGGGCCTGAAGAGCGATTCTCAGTTGATGGAGCTACGCGATGCCGGAATGGGCATTGTCTATATGGGGCTGGAGTCCGGGGATGATGAAACCCTTGCCCGGGTCTGCAAGCATGGGAACAGCGAGGCCATTATCCACCAGGGGCTGCGGATCAAACAGGCCGGGATGCGGCTGTCCGTGACCGTGCTGCTTGGATTGGGTGGAGTGGAGCGTTCGTCCATACATGCCCGGGCCACGGGGCAGGTGCTGACAAGGATGGACCCGCAGCATGTCGGAGCCCTGACACTCATGCTCATGGAAAATACTCCTCTGCATGCGCAGTGGCAGCGTGGTGATTTCGAACTGCCCGATGCCCAGGGGATGCTGACGGAATTGCGCACCATGCTGGAATGCACGACGCTGACGCGAGGGTTGTTCCTGGCCAATCATGCCTCAAATTATCTGCCGCTGAAGGTGCGCCTGCCCTCGGGCAAGCAGGCAGCTCTGGAACAGATCGATCGAGCTCTGGCCGGGCATGAGCCCTTGAAGGATGAGCGTTTCCGGGCCCTGTAG
- the thiC gene encoding phosphomethylpyrimidine synthase ThiC, giving the protein MPTNPILEQLLNEHLPALAKTEALEESVITEAIKNGTMVLLANPAHKNVQPTLIGQPASVKVNANIGTSPFVEEPSREIKKLHLAEAAGAHAVMDLSTGGDLDTIRKEMLAATRLPLGTVPLYGCAQRRVKAGAHAASFTADGLFEEIENQAKQGVDFITVHCGVTRRASQLIDSADRMLGVVSRGGSMTVRYMKETGNENPLYEQYDRLLEISAKHNLTLSLGDGMRPGAGVDAGDTAQWDEVVTLAELTRRAWDAGVQVMIEGPGHVPLHLVQAQIQGIKQLCMGAPLYVLGPLVTDSAPGYDHIAGAIGGALAAWFGADFLCYLTPAEHLTLPDGKDVYAGVMASRIAAQAAENALGRPLAVARDLDISQARADLDWNKMADLALDPPMVRHRREDHKDREECAMCGEFCAVKMLKDF; this is encoded by the coding sequence ATGCCTACCAACCCGATTCTGGAACAGTTGCTGAATGAGCATCTCCCGGCCCTTGCCAAGACCGAGGCCCTGGAAGAATCCGTTATCACCGAGGCCATCAAGAACGGCACCATGGTGCTACTGGCCAACCCGGCGCACAAGAACGTTCAGCCCACGCTGATCGGTCAGCCCGCCTCGGTCAAGGTCAATGCGAACATCGGCACCTCCCCGTTCGTGGAAGAACCTTCCAGAGAAATCAAGAAGCTGCATCTGGCCGAAGCCGCCGGCGCACACGCCGTAATGGACCTGTCCACCGGTGGTGATCTGGATACCATCCGCAAGGAAATGCTGGCAGCTACGCGGTTGCCGCTCGGCACCGTCCCGCTGTACGGCTGCGCCCAGAGGCGCGTCAAAGCAGGCGCACACGCCGCTTCCTTCACTGCCGATGGCCTGTTCGAAGAAATCGAGAACCAGGCCAAGCAGGGCGTGGATTTCATTACCGTGCACTGTGGCGTCACCCGCCGTGCCTCCCAGTTGATCGACAGCGCCGACCGCATGCTGGGCGTTGTTTCCCGTGGTGGCTCCATGACCGTGCGCTACATGAAGGAAACCGGCAATGAGAACCCGCTGTACGAGCAGTATGATCGCCTGCTGGAAATCTCTGCCAAGCACAACCTGACCCTCAGCCTTGGCGACGGCATGCGTCCCGGTGCTGGCGTGGACGCAGGTGACACCGCCCAGTGGGACGAGGTCGTGACCCTGGCCGAACTGACCCGCCGTGCATGGGACGCCGGTGTCCAGGTCATGATCGAAGGCCCCGGCCATGTGCCGCTGCACCTGGTGCAGGCTCAGATTCAGGGCATCAAACAGCTGTGCATGGGCGCTCCCCTGTATGTACTCGGCCCCCTGGTCACCGACAGCGCCCCCGGCTACGACCATATTGCCGGAGCCATCGGTGGCGCACTGGCTGCCTGGTTCGGCGCCGACTTCCTGTGCTACCTGACCCCGGCCGAGCACCTGACCCTGCCTGACGGCAAGGACGTCTACGCCGGAGTCATGGCCTCGCGCATTGCAGCACAGGCCGCGGAAAATGCACTGGGCCGCCCCCTGGCCGTCGCCCGCGACCTGGACATCTCCCAGGCCCGTGCCGACCTGGACTGGAACAAAATGGCCGATCTGGCCCTTGATCCGCCCATGGTTCGCCACCGCCGTGAGGACCACAAGGACCGTGAGGAATGCGCCATGTGTGGCGAGTTCTGCGCCGTCAAGATGCTCAAGGACTTCTAG
- a CDS encoding cyclic nucleotide-binding domain-containing protein, giving the protein MQESAYLEGHEEYLANLRRMPLFHSMEDDQLRAVLSLSKLRKYDKGETIINEGAFDSWMYFIISGRVRVEKAGRKIGEICGSGSVFGEMGVLSEQERSATVRAHTDAMCLAVDASFLERLDEKDRNACYTVLYRMFVDILAERLRETTTELATAKEKMAVLRKKIVDGE; this is encoded by the coding sequence ATGCAGGAATCAGCCTATTTGGAAGGTCACGAGGAATACCTGGCCAACCTTCGCCGGATGCCATTGTTCCATTCCATGGAAGATGACCAATTGAGAGCCGTCCTCTCGCTTTCCAAACTCAGAAAATACGACAAGGGCGAGACCATCATCAACGAAGGCGCTTTTGATTCCTGGATGTACTTTATCATCTCGGGCCGCGTGCGGGTGGAAAAGGCCGGGCGAAAGATAGGGGAAATCTGTGGCTCCGGTTCGGTGTTTGGTGAAATGGGAGTACTCAGCGAGCAGGAACGTTCCGCCACCGTACGCGCCCACACCGACGCCATGTGCCTGGCCGTGGACGCCTCTTTTTTGGAACGCCTGGATGAAAAGGACCGCAACGCCTGTTACACGGTGCTCTACCGCATGTTTGTGGATATTCTGGCCGAGCGCCTACGCGAAACAACCACCGAATTGGCCACGGCCAAGGAAAAGATGGCGGTCCTGCGCAAGAAGATTGTCGATGGCGAATAA
- a CDS encoding VOC family protein gives MPRYAGINHLAMVTGDMDATIRFWRDLLGMRLVVGLGRPGYRHYFFEISGSDMIAFFEWPDAEPATMKDHGFPVRGPVAFDHVSIGVEGEEDLWEVKALLEGAGFEPSEVVDHGFIHSVYAFDPNNVPIEFSWAVSGADPRLRPAMVDHAPSATTMKGPEPQTGHWPDVTIEPKAEREIYAGEGREVLNPARNRWK, from the coding sequence ATGCCGCGATATGCAGGGATTAATCATCTGGCCATGGTGACTGGTGATATGGACGCGACCATCCGCTTTTGGCGCGATCTATTGGGGATGCGTCTTGTGGTGGGGTTGGGTAGACCCGGCTATCGCCATTACTTTTTCGAGATTTCAGGCTCGGACATGATCGCCTTTTTTGAATGGCCCGATGCTGAACCCGCAACCATGAAGGATCACGGTTTTCCGGTGCGCGGCCCCGTCGCGTTTGATCATGTGTCCATTGGCGTGGAAGGCGAGGAAGACTTGTGGGAGGTCAAAGCCCTCCTCGAGGGCGCCGGGTTCGAGCCGTCCGAAGTGGTTGACCACGGGTTCATCCATTCCGTGTATGCCTTTGATCCCAACAACGTGCCCATCGAATTTTCCTGGGCCGTGTCGGGGGCGGACCCGCGTCTGCGACCAGCCATGGTGGATCATGCTCCCTCGGCCACGACCATGAAAGGACCCGAGCCCCAGACTGGCCATTGGCCTGACGTAACCATCGAACCCAAGGCTGAGCGGGAGATCTATGCGGGGGAAGGTCGCGAGGTCCTGAATCCGGCTCGTAACAGGTGGAAATAA
- a CDS encoding TIGR03960 family B12-binding radical SAM protein, which produces MKNLLPLFTGPSRYLGTEPGSVHKDPSKVEGRLALAFPDMYEVGMSYLGQKILYGIVNSRDNLWAERVFAPDREAGQILQRHNEPLCTLESDTPLGKMDAVAFHITHELCYTNILYMLDLARIPLMAVGRGEDDPIIMAGGGCAFNAEPVAPFFDLMMIGDGEESLPEVMEIIAKARKAGTPREEIIKDLRHVPGVYVPSLFATQGQGKALKPLLDDYTKIEKRIVADMEHCEFPTNHIVPYAEVVHNRLAVEIARGCTRGCRFCQAGMIYRPARERSPESLDQLIAKGLEQTGYEDLSFLSLSTGDYSALEELFSQSFERCRSEQVAISLPSLRVGSVSERVMGLMASIRRTGATLAPEAGSQRLRDVINKGITEQALVEHVKKLFDRGWQQVKLYFMIGLPTETPEDIEAILDLCLKVRDCAGPRDKRLQVTAAVSPFVPKPHTPFQWERQIDMEEVRQRVNYLKDLFRPHKRVKMRYHLPEMSYLEGFFSRGDRSLAPVVLRAYDKGALFASWKDHLRLEPWLEAMEEEGLDPKDYLAERDVDAPLPWDHLTCGVTKKFLLTELKRSREGKLTDDCRYLACRNCGVCNFDGRESELVKQAADAEIKPRVVCSERDQSDASGGAAHQTGVQTEEPETTVAADIATTGAQDFPAATDDAGVIECADPVGKSSTPAPQERSQQRGQGGRPLPPDIGELSDKACHYRIWHSKLEETRFLSPIELQSFIGRILRRAKIPVSYSAGFHPLPRVSFGRALSVGVASEREWFNVFLRREMGPQELAEHLMPYLPEGFNLLMVETLSMSKKQKQAVAEDFVLEYLEDSDIVAARCGEWAEVMARESMPWTRMTKKGERTTDIRPLIAQAEPEGMKSMSLRFDWTDKYLSPLRIVELVNPDLPPERFRLTKMRQWMHLP; this is translated from the coding sequence ATGAAGAATCTGCTGCCATTGTTTACCGGCCCCAGCCGTTATCTGGGCACGGAGCCTGGTTCCGTGCACAAGGACCCCTCCAAAGTGGAGGGGCGTCTGGCTCTGGCCTTTCCCGATATGTACGAGGTGGGCATGTCCTATCTCGGTCAGAAGATCCTTTACGGCATCGTGAACTCTCGCGACAACCTCTGGGCCGAGCGCGTCTTTGCGCCGGACCGAGAGGCTGGTCAGATTTTGCAGCGGCACAACGAGCCCCTTTGCACTCTGGAGTCCGATACTCCACTGGGGAAAATGGACGCCGTGGCGTTCCATATCACCCACGAGCTTTGCTACACCAATATTCTGTATATGCTCGACCTGGCGCGTATTCCGCTCATGGCCGTGGGCCGCGGTGAGGACGACCCCATTATCATGGCCGGAGGCGGTTGCGCCTTCAATGCCGAGCCGGTGGCTCCGTTTTTCGATCTGATGATGATCGGCGATGGTGAGGAGTCGCTGCCTGAGGTTATGGAGATCATTGCCAAGGCCAGAAAGGCGGGCACCCCACGCGAGGAGATCATCAAGGATCTTCGTCACGTGCCCGGTGTGTACGTGCCTTCGTTGTTTGCCACCCAGGGCCAGGGCAAGGCTCTGAAACCGCTTCTGGATGATTACACCAAGATTGAAAAGCGCATTGTGGCCGACATGGAGCATTGTGAATTTCCCACGAACCACATCGTTCCCTATGCCGAGGTCGTGCATAATCGACTGGCCGTGGAGATCGCACGCGGCTGCACGCGCGGCTGCCGTTTCTGTCAGGCCGGCATGATCTATCGTCCGGCACGCGAGCGTTCCCCCGAGAGCCTTGATCAACTCATTGCCAAGGGCCTGGAACAGACCGGATACGAGGATCTTTCGTTCCTCTCTTTGTCCACGGGCGACTATTCCGCCTTGGAAGAATTGTTCAGCCAGAGTTTCGAGCGCTGTCGTTCCGAGCAGGTGGCCATCAGCCTGCCGTCGCTGCGTGTGGGGTCGGTCTCCGAGCGTGTGATGGGGCTCATGGCTTCTATCCGCCGCACGGGTGCGACTCTGGCCCCGGAAGCGGGTAGCCAGCGTCTGCGTGACGTGATCAACAAGGGCATCACCGAGCAGGCCCTTGTGGAGCATGTCAAAAAGCTCTTTGACCGGGGCTGGCAGCAGGTGAAGCTGTATTTCATGATCGGGCTGCCTACCGAGACCCCCGAGGATATTGAAGCCATTCTCGATCTGTGCCTCAAAGTGCGTGACTGCGCCGGGCCGCGTGACAAGCGTTTGCAGGTCACGGCTGCGGTGTCGCCATTCGTGCCCAAACCGCACACCCCGTTCCAGTGGGAGCGGCAGATTGACATGGAAGAGGTTCGTCAGCGTGTGAATTACCTGAAGGATCTGTTCCGCCCGCATAAGCGTGTCAAGATGCGCTACCACCTGCCGGAGATGAGTTATCTTGAGGGATTTTTCTCTCGCGGGGATCGATCTTTGGCTCCTGTGGTGTTGCGGGCCTATGACAAGGGCGCGTTGTTTGCCAGTTGGAAGGACCATCTGCGTCTGGAGCCGTGGCTTGAAGCCATGGAGGAGGAAGGGCTGGATCCCAAGGATTATCTGGCTGAGCGTGATGTAGATGCGCCTTTGCCTTGGGATCATCTGACCTGCGGTGTGACCAAGAAATTTCTGCTCACCGAACTCAAGCGGTCCCGAGAGGGCAAGCTGACCGACGACTGCCGCTATCTGGCCTGTCGCAACTGCGGCGTCTGCAATTTCGATGGACGCGAGTCCGAGTTGGTCAAGCAGGCGGCTGATGCCGAGATCAAGCCTCGTGTGGTCTGCTCCGAGCGGGATCAGTCCGATGCCAGCGGCGGTGCCGCGCATCAAACCGGGGTCCAGACTGAAGAGCCGGAGACGACTGTCGCCGCTGACATCGCTACCACTGGCGCACAGGATTTTCCTGCTGCAACAGACGACGCAGGGGTCATTGAATGTGCTGACCCCGTCGGCAAAAGCTCAACTCCGGCCCCGCAGGAGCGTTCACAACAGCGTGGTCAGGGCGGGCGTCCTCTGCCGCCTGACATCGGAGAACTGTCCGACAAGGCCTGCCATTATCGCATCTGGCACAGTAAGCTGGAGGAAACCCGTTTCCTGTCACCCATTGAGCTGCAATCGTTCATCGGGCGGATCCTGCGTCGGGCCAAGATCCCTGTCAGCTACTCTGCCGGGTTCCACCCTCTGCCGCGAGTGTCCTTTGGCCGGGCGCTGTCCGTTGGCGTGGCCAGCGAACGTGAATGGTTCAATGTCTTTTTGCGCAGGGAAATGGGCCCGCAGGAGTTGGCCGAGCATCTGATGCCGTATCTGCCCGAAGGTTTCAACCTGCTGATGGTGGAGACGCTGTCCATGAGCAAGAAGCAGAAGCAGGCCGTGGCCGAGGATTTCGTGCTGGAATATCTGGAGGATTCGGACATTGTCGCGGCACGGTGTGGCGAATGGGCAGAGGTCATGGCGCGCGAGTCCATGCCCTGGACGCGCATGACCAAGAAGGGTGAGCGTACCACGGATATCCGGCCACTGATTGCTCAGGCCGAGCCCGAAGGCATGAAGTCCATGTCTCTGCGTTTTGACTGGACAGACAAGTATCTTTCACCGCTGCGTATCGTGGAGCTGGTGAATCCCGACCTGCCTCCCGAACGGTTCAGACTGACAAAGATGCGTCAGTGGATGCATTTGCCCTAG
- the rdgC gene encoding recombination-associated protein RdgC produces the protein MGFLSASTSFTRYRIIGEIPETLWPEIPDRLKKNAFQDIDHTSEERSFGWVCFDEMLDSQWRTAPPEKGEFMTFSLRLDTRRISAAVMKKHYTLALNDEMERVEKEGKKFVSRDRKRELKDQTKIRLMARSLPIPAVFDVVWNVRSNVIYLASTQGKLCSLFEDQFTLTFDLHLEPLTPYYQALQLLGESRQQQLDDVEPTLFV, from the coding sequence GTGGGCTTTCTTTCCGCCAGCACCAGCTTCACACGCTATCGCATCATAGGCGAAATCCCCGAGACTCTGTGGCCCGAAATCCCCGACAGGCTCAAGAAAAACGCCTTCCAGGACATCGACCACACCTCGGAAGAGCGTTCCTTCGGCTGGGTCTGCTTTGATGAGATGCTCGATTCCCAGTGGCGCACCGCTCCCCCTGAAAAGGGTGAGTTCATGACCTTCTCCCTGCGCCTGGACACCCGTCGCATATCGGCTGCGGTGATGAAAAAACACTATACCCTGGCCCTGAACGACGAGATGGAACGCGTGGAGAAGGAAGGCAAGAAATTTGTCTCCCGCGACCGCAAGCGTGAACTCAAGGATCAGACCAAGATCCGCCTCATGGCCCGCAGCCTGCCCATCCCGGCAGTCTTCGACGTGGTCTGGAACGTGCGCTCCAATGTCATCTATCTGGCCTCCACCCAAGGCAAACTGTGCAGCCTGTTCGAAGATCAGTTCACCCTGACCTTTGATCTGCACCTGGAGCCGTTGACCCCGTATTATCAGGCGTTGCAGCTGCTGGGCGAAAGCCGTCAGCAACAGTTGGACGACGTCGAACCAACCCTCTTCGTCTAG